The following coding sequences lie in one Lolium perenne isolate Kyuss_39 chromosome 2, Kyuss_2.0, whole genome shotgun sequence genomic window:
- the LOC127329499 gene encoding uncharacterized protein — MAPATRTESMKHITLHNFLKQQHLLQQRLKPTAVLWSWPVPRPTPEDVADDADGASWPPRSYTCAFCHREFRSAQALGGHMNVHRRDRAKLRGQYGATAPAAEASAPAPLATTEYAVLYPVLNSNAAGARAVFIPSGNVLLSTPDVALDGSAAHGQQCHIGCDDENEKDIDLELRLGWP, encoded by the coding sequence ATGGCGCCTGCGACCAGAACCGAGTCGATGAAGCACATTACACTGCACAACTTCCTGAAGCAGCAGCACCTTCTGCAGCAGCGTCTCAAGCCCACCGCCGTGCTCTGGAGCTGGCCGGTGCCGCGCCCGACGCCCGAGGATGTGGCGGACGATGCCGACGGTGCGTCGTGGCCGCCGCGCTCGTACACGTGTGCCTTCTGCCACCGTGAGTTCAGGTCCGCACAGGCGCTGGGCGGCCACATGAACGTGCACCGCCGCGACCGCGCCAAGCTGCGCGGCCAGTACGGCGCCACGGCGCCCGCCGCCGAGGCCTCCGCGCCAGCCCCCCTGGCAACGACAGAGTACGCCGTGTTGTACCCAGTGTTGAACTCCAATGCCGCCGGCGCTCGGGCGGTGTTCATTCCCAGCGGCAACGTTCTGCTCTCGACGCCGGACGTCGCACTGGACGGCTCCGCCGCCCATGGCCAGCAGTGCCACATTGGCTGTGACGACGAGAACGAGAAGGACATTGACCTTGAGCTCCGCCTCGGATGGCCTTGA